The Flavobacterium psychrophilum genome includes a region encoding these proteins:
- a CDS encoding histidine kinase, with amino-acid sequence MKAKILPIIASLIALFSCENSAKTALHIKDGRILKAKTGLRALKQNSDAISDAHTVEQLDNTKGLSNSSVNCIFQDSESLIWIGTWDGLNRYDGNEFKIFRPEPGNRKSLSNQVILNIGEDRAGKIWILTMHGLNSYDKHTNTFTSFQFSKDSNTPLSEAQFNMAIDNSKNVFCAVKGWGIGFYNGISFTKIDSGFLDGKTIKKLRFLRNGTLIALTQDNDLFRLNLKTSSTGKKSIDTSKRISGQVDTFEIMPNQNICMVTTPGKVIILSMDNKTHRVDAEKNVESIIGNSKEGLVLLCKSGYLTIDAGGKVVKTSRIKNIVSQKITALREGNEDILWIGTDGEGVFKIQPQKKSFNLVTKTQLNELDGGIVRTFVKASDGTFFIGTKGKGLFRFPSGFLQHNEKPFRYENFDENNSAIHNSVFALNNGSDNLVYIGSDGTGIQVFDSERSRLISWKQIVGTNKCDYFKSTYAIYQDKNGFIWLGTNGYGMIRCRIVRTGVGLKISDFKRYTADAEGQGNLSSNIIFSIIPGNDEQLWIGTRLGGLNLFDKKTEKFVAYKNNPGDPASLSSNDVLCLVKDSANKLWIGTSFGLNALETNNAGKSIFKSYTVKDGLPNNTIHGIVSADQSSIWLSTNFGLSNFITDADKFINYSKNDGLQNNEFADGAFYRDSISGYIFMGGIKGFNYFLPQKIMESKVLPDLFIDRISGQNRDMPYYQSVLITPYHTIPSSIALNHDQNFFDIHLTALTFTNNEKCKYAYQLEGFDKNWNTIDNRKVISFTNVPRGNYLLRLRWSNADGVWTKPVRAIAITIHPAWWQSNTAVVIYGILIILFVFFVRSYYLKRKSLRQKLLFIKNEEELHENRLTFFTNIAHEFLTPLTLIAGPIEKIAESGNLDVKNKKFVTMIQRNTSRLLLLTQQLLEFRKAEYDYLDVSVKHFDLVNLLEQIAELFDDWAFDKNIDYTIDIPQELSGWFDKDKLEKIIFNLLSNAFKYTPANGKINISCTIENTGTKMFDFTITNTGKGISKDKLESLFDRFFLSDTNQTSDTELFRTGIGLAFIKKLVTVLRGDIFVSSIPNEETRFKILIPCDRSAFSDKEIDTVLSAATISNHLKNVVELSVNDTGEIRSDKIIAFEVVENQKKVVLIVEDEKEIHLFLSDLLKEEYRIVSAYNGVEALAAIAVELPDIIISDVMMPIMDGVELCKTVKTDLRTCHIPFIMLTAKNSVVHRIEGLENGANSYIPKPFYPDHLLIRIKKLLEEKQRILQHFTSDIVTGEVAQIHVSNSDKDFIKVVIDLVRKNVDSEHLNSAFLEKILAISNSALYRKTKEIFGLSPSDLIRTIRLKYAAELLRKNVLTVSEVCYRSGFNNRSYFYREFKKLYNTTPKNYQMKYSLKKSFFSNN; translated from the coding sequence TTGAAAGCAAAAATTTTACCTATTATCGCAAGTCTTATTGCATTGTTTTCATGCGAAAATAGTGCAAAGACGGCTTTGCATATAAAGGACGGAAGAATACTAAAAGCTAAAACCGGTTTAAGGGCACTTAAACAAAACAGTGATGCCATATCCGATGCTCATACTGTAGAGCAATTAGATAACACAAAAGGACTTTCGAACAGTTCGGTAAATTGCATATTTCAGGATTCTGAAAGTTTAATTTGGATTGGAACCTGGGATGGCTTAAACCGTTATGATGGTAATGAATTTAAAATTTTCAGACCCGAACCAGGCAATAGAAAGTCGCTAAGCAACCAGGTAATATTAAACATAGGTGAAGATAGGGCTGGAAAAATATGGATACTTACCATGCATGGGCTTAACAGTTATGATAAACACACCAATACATTTACGAGTTTTCAATTTTCAAAGGACAGCAATACACCCTTGTCTGAGGCTCAATTTAATATGGCTATTGACAATTCTAAAAATGTATTTTGTGCGGTTAAGGGCTGGGGGATAGGTTTTTATAATGGTATTTCCTTTACAAAGATAGACAGTGGCTTTTTGGATGGTAAAACCATTAAGAAACTAAGATTCTTAAGGAACGGGACACTCATCGCGCTAACGCAGGATAACGATCTTTTCCGCCTGAACCTTAAAACCTCAAGCACAGGTAAAAAATCAATTGACACATCAAAACGTATTTCAGGGCAGGTGGATACATTTGAGATTATGCCGAACCAGAATATTTGTATGGTGACAACTCCAGGTAAGGTGATTATACTGTCTATGGATAACAAAACACATCGGGTAGATGCAGAAAAAAATGTTGAAAGTATTATTGGCAACAGCAAGGAAGGACTTGTACTCTTATGCAAGTCAGGTTATTTGACCATAGATGCTGGCGGTAAGGTCGTTAAAACATCCCGGATTAAAAATATCGTCAGCCAAAAAATAACAGCTTTAAGAGAAGGCAATGAAGATATTTTATGGATAGGTACAGACGGAGAGGGTGTTTTTAAAATTCAGCCGCAAAAAAAGTCCTTTAACCTGGTCACCAAAACACAGCTGAATGAGCTTGATGGTGGAATTGTAAGGACTTTTGTTAAAGCCAGCGACGGTACATTTTTTATAGGTACAAAAGGAAAAGGATTGTTCCGCTTTCCATCCGGTTTCTTACAACATAATGAGAAACCTTTTAGGTACGAGAACTTTGATGAAAATAACAGCGCTATTCATAATTCGGTGTTTGCACTAAACAACGGATCGGATAATCTTGTTTATATCGGGTCCGACGGTACAGGAATCCAGGTTTTTGATAGCGAACGCTCAAGATTAATAAGCTGGAAGCAAATAGTGGGAACCAATAAATGTGACTACTTTAAATCGACCTATGCAATCTATCAGGATAAAAACGGATTTATTTGGCTTGGTACAAATGGTTATGGGATGATACGGTGCAGGATTGTAAGAACTGGTGTGGGCTTAAAGATATCGGATTTCAAAAGATATACTGCTGATGCCGAAGGCCAGGGCAATCTAAGCAGTAACATTATATTCTCGATTATTCCAGGTAACGATGAACAACTTTGGATTGGCACGCGTTTGGGCGGTTTGAATCTGTTTGATAAGAAAACAGAAAAATTTGTCGCTTATAAGAATAATCCGGGTGATCCTGCAAGTCTTTCAAGTAACGATGTTTTGTGCCTTGTAAAGGATTCAGCCAATAAATTGTGGATTGGCACAAGCTTTGGGCTGAATGCGCTGGAAACAAATAATGCAGGAAAATCTATTTTTAAAAGTTACACTGTAAAGGATGGGCTGCCCAATAACACAATACACGGAATAGTTTCTGCTGACCAATCGAGTATTTGGTTAAGCACTAACTTCGGCCTATCGAATTTTATAACCGATGCTGATAAATTCATTAATTATTCGAAAAATGACGGTCTCCAAAATAATGAGTTCGCCGATGGCGCCTTTTATAGAGATAGTATTTCTGGATATATCTTTATGGGAGGCATAAAAGGATTTAACTACTTCCTCCCTCAAAAAATAATGGAGTCTAAAGTGCTCCCCGATCTTTTCATTGACCGGATAAGCGGTCAAAACAGGGATATGCCTTACTACCAAAGTGTATTGATAACCCCTTACCACACCATCCCCTCGTCTATAGCACTGAACCACGACCAGAATTTCTTCGATATCCATCTTACTGCCTTAACTTTTACCAATAATGAGAAATGCAAATATGCCTACCAGCTCGAAGGCTTCGATAAGAACTGGAATACAATTGATAACCGTAAAGTTATCTCCTTTACAAACGTGCCAAGGGGGAACTATTTGTTGCGGCTTAGATGGTCAAATGCTGACGGTGTCTGGACAAAACCTGTTCGTGCCATTGCAATTACAATACATCCCGCGTGGTGGCAGTCGAACACAGCCGTAGTGATTTATGGCATTCTCATAATATTATTTGTGTTTTTTGTAAGGAGTTATTATTTAAAGAGAAAATCGTTAAGGCAGAAGCTTTTGTTTATAAAAAACGAAGAAGAACTGCATGAAAACAGGCTTACCTTTTTTACAAACATTGCCCATGAGTTTTTGACTCCATTAACTTTAATTGCGGGTCCTATCGAAAAAATAGCAGAATCAGGGAATCTTGACGTAAAAAATAAAAAGTTTGTAACCATGATTCAAAGGAATACATCACGGTTACTGCTTCTTACCCAACAGTTGCTAGAGTTCCGTAAGGCGGAATACGATTATCTTGATGTATCGGTAAAACATTTTGATCTGGTGAATCTTTTGGAACAGATTGCCGAACTATTTGATGATTGGGCTTTTGATAAGAATATTGATTATACGATTGACATACCGCAAGAGTTATCGGGTTGGTTCGATAAAGATAAGTTGGAGAAAATAATATTTAACTTACTGTCCAATGCATTTAAATATACTCCTGCAAACGGAAAAATCAACATCAGCTGTACTATAGAAAATACCGGTACAAAAATGTTTGATTTTACTATTACCAATACAGGCAAAGGTATCTCGAAAGATAAGCTAGAGTCGCTGTTTGACCGTTTTTTCCTATCTGATACCAATCAGACCTCTGATACGGAATTGTTTAGGACCGGAATTGGCCTTGCCTTTATCAAAAAGCTTGTTACAGTATTGCGTGGTGATATTTTTGTATCAAGCATTCCTAATGAAGAAACACGGTTTAAGATACTTATACCATGCGATCGTTCAGCTTTTAGCGATAAAGAAATCGACACTGTTCTGTCCGCAGCCACCATCTCAAACCACTTAAAAAACGTAGTTGAATTATCGGTCAACGATACCGGTGAAATAAGATCGGATAAAATCATAGCTTTTGAAGTAGTCGAAAATCAAAAGAAAGTAGTACTTATTGTCGAAGATGAAAAAGAAATACACCTTTTCTTAAGCGACCTTTTGAAAGAAGAATATCGGATAGTATCAGCCTATAATGGAGTAGAGGCACTGGCAGCTATTGCAGTTGAACTTCCCGATATTATTATCAGCGATGTTATGATGCCTATAATGGACGGGGTAGAATTATGTAAAACGGTGAAAACTGATCTCAGGACATGCCATATTCCTTTTATTATGCTTACTGCTAAAAATTCTGTAGTACACAGGATAGAAGGGTTGGAAAATGGAGCCAATTCATATATACCAAAACCATTTTATCCGGATCATTTATTAATCAGGATAAAAAAGCTTTTAGAGGAGAAACAAAGGATACTACAGCATTTTACGAGCGATATAGTGACAGGTGAAGTTGCCCAGATCCATGTGAGTAACAGTGACAAGGATTTTATAAAGGTCGTTATAGACTTAGTCCGTAAGAATGTTGATAGTGAACATTTGAACAGTGCTTTCTTAGAAAAAATACTTGCCATAAGCAATTCCGCACTGTACCGAAAAACGAAGGAAATTTTTGGGCTTTCGCCAAGTGATCTTATACGTACGATCCGGTTAAAATATGCTGCAGAGCTTTTGAGAAAAAATGTGCTGACAGTTTCTGAGGTTTGCTATAGATCGGGATTTAACAACCGCTCTTATTTCTACCGCGAGTTTAAAAAGTTGTATAACACAACGCCAAAGAACTACCAGATGAAATACAGCTTAAAGAAATCATTTTTTTCAAACAACTGA